A region from the Sphingomonas flavescens genome encodes:
- the dnaG gene encoding DNA primase translates to MTLSPAWLDELRARTTLSAVIAPSVKLVRAGREFKACCPFHQEKTPSFTINDDKGFYHCFGCGAHGDAIRFLTDNRGMPFMDAVKELAAKAGMDVPAPDPRAQEQADRTSSLTDVMASAAAWYTEQLNGLAGADARAYLQRRGIDADTAQRFGLGFAPDSRVGLKRALESAGEDKLVETGMLIQPEERGKESYDRFRGRLMIPIRDPRGRVIGFGGRIVGDGEPKYLNSPQTVLFDKGRTLYNLDRAGPASRTARRLIVVEGYMDVIALDRAGISEVVAPNGTALTEGQLERLWRLDSSPILCFDGDNAGRKAAIRAATRALPLLRPDRTLRFVELPAGQDPDDVIKALGRDAFEELIARPEPLNARLWRHELEAEPLATPEAWAGLKARLIEHAAAIGHADLSRMYREDWLGRFFEQRRPAAAQRPFAQQGRQQQRRGAFKNGRWAPPEPPVGKDARDIAAAGIDAPTARALILGFTNFPEELPAHCEQLATLPIADQGTAKARDFLVNAAFTGAALDRDGLATILGTDGSTGGNAPRAMGFSFTRRDSDPNRARSDLAAAVEIIAAAEEVEQALDHATERLKRDFTDEALEEQQRLVEAQRGLRQRLAQLAGTD, encoded by the coding sequence GTGACCCTGTCCCCGGCATGGCTTGATGAATTGCGCGCGCGGACGACGCTGTCCGCGGTCATCGCACCGTCCGTCAAACTCGTCCGCGCCGGGCGGGAGTTCAAGGCGTGCTGCCCGTTCCACCAGGAAAAGACCCCGTCATTCACGATCAACGACGACAAGGGCTTCTACCATTGCTTCGGTTGCGGCGCACATGGCGATGCGATCCGATTCCTGACCGACAATCGCGGCATGCCTTTCATGGATGCGGTCAAGGAACTGGCCGCCAAGGCCGGCATGGACGTGCCCGCGCCCGATCCGCGGGCTCAGGAGCAGGCCGATCGCACCTCCTCGCTGACTGACGTCATGGCGTCGGCCGCCGCCTGGTACACCGAGCAGCTCAACGGTCTCGCCGGTGCCGACGCCCGCGCCTACCTCCAGCGCCGCGGCATCGACGCCGATACCGCGCAGCGCTTCGGCCTCGGCTTCGCGCCCGACAGCCGCGTGGGCCTCAAGCGCGCGCTCGAAAGCGCGGGCGAGGACAAGCTCGTCGAGACCGGCATGCTCATCCAGCCCGAGGAGCGCGGCAAGGAAAGCTACGACCGTTTCCGCGGTCGCCTGATGATCCCGATCCGCGATCCGCGCGGGCGGGTCATCGGCTTTGGCGGGCGGATCGTGGGCGACGGCGAGCCCAAATACCTCAACTCGCCGCAAACGGTGCTCTTCGACAAGGGCCGCACGCTCTACAACCTCGACCGCGCCGGCCCCGCCAGCCGCACCGCCAGGCGGCTCATCGTGGTCGAAGGCTATATGGACGTCATCGCCCTCGACCGCGCCGGCATTTCCGAAGTGGTCGCGCCCAACGGCACGGCGCTCACCGAAGGCCAGCTCGAGCGCCTCTGGCGCCTCGATTCCTCGCCGATCCTCTGCTTCGACGGTGACAATGCGGGCCGCAAGGCCGCCATCCGCGCCGCGACCCGGGCACTGCCCCTGCTCCGCCCAGACCGCACCCTGCGCTTCGTTGAGCTGCCCGCCGGTCAGGATCCGGACGACGTCATCAAGGCCCTTGGCCGAGACGCGTTCGAAGAACTGATCGCTCGCCCTGAGCCACTCAACGCACGCCTGTGGCGCCACGAGCTTGAAGCCGAGCCCCTGGCGACCCCCGAAGCCTGGGCCGGGCTCAAGGCGCGCCTGATCGAGCACGCTGCCGCCATCGGCCACGCCGACCTCTCCCGCATGTACCGCGAGGATTGGCTCGGCCGCTTCTTCGAGCAGCGCCGTCCCGCCGCCGCGCAACGCCCCTTCGCGCAACAGGGCCGACAGCAGCAACGCCGTGGCGCCTTTAAGAACGGCCGCTGGGCCCCGCCCGAGCCGCCCGTCGGAAAGGACGCGCGCGACATCGCCGCGGCCGGCATCGACGCGCCGACCGCCCGCGCGCTTATCCTCGGCTTCACCAATTTCCCGGAAGAACTGCCCGCCCATTGCGAGCAGCTCGCGACGCTCCCGATCGCCGATCAGGGCACGGCCAAGGCCCGCGACTTCCTCGTCAACGCCGCCTTCACCGGCGCGGCGCTTGATCGCGACGGCCTCGCCACCATATTGGGCACCGATGGATCAACGGGTGGCAACGCCCCGAGGGCCATGGGTTTTTCCTTCACCCGCCGCGACAGCGACCCCAACCGCGCCCGGAGCGATCTGGCCGCAGCCGTGGAGATCATCGCCGCGGCGGAGGAAGTGGAGCAGGCCCTGGACCATGCAACCGAACGGCTGAAGCGGGATTTCACCGACGAAGCCCTGGAAGAACAGCAGCGTCTCGTCGAGGCGCAGCGCGGATTACGACAGAGGCTGGCGCAGCTGGCCGGCACTGATTAA
- a CDS encoding GatB/YqeY domain-containing protein codes for MIRDDIKTATVTAMKGGDKETTATLRLVSAAIKNRDIEVRTGGTPASDDQLVTEVLQKMVKQRRESADIYRKNGREDRAATEEAEIAVIERFLPQQLGEAEAEAKIREIVAETGASSMKDMGRVMALVKERLGGAIEPARASALVKAALSA; via the coding sequence ATGATCCGCGACGACATCAAAACCGCGACCGTTACCGCCATGAAAGGCGGCGACAAGGAAACCACGGCGACCCTGCGGCTGGTCTCCGCCGCCATTAAAAACCGCGACATCGAAGTGCGCACGGGCGGCACTCCTGCCAGCGACGACCAGCTGGTCACCGAAGTCCTGCAAAAAATGGTCAAGCAGCGTCGCGAGAGCGCCGATATCTACCGCAAGAACGGCCGCGAAGACCGCGCTGCCACGGAAGAAGCCGAGATCGCCGTCATCGAACGCTTCCTGCCGCAGCAACTCGGCGAGGCCGAAGCGGAAGCGAAAATCCGCGAGATCGTCGCAGAAACGGGCGCGAGCAGCATGAAGGACATGGGCCGCGTCATGGCGCTGGTGAAGGAGCGCCTCGGCGGCGCCATCGAACCCGCCCGTGCCAGCGCCTTGGTGAAGGCCGCGCTAAGCGCCTGA